One Aegilops tauschii subsp. strangulata cultivar AL8/78 chromosome 7, Aet v6.0, whole genome shotgun sequence genomic window carries:
- the LOC109783710 gene encoding uncharacterized protein isoform X1, which produces MPLSSSSSVEPDHHATQGDTEGAVSFMGRQHHVDAVCDKYGVPKDRYTARPAGDLRASSPPPPGCVCVYSEALEAGMRFPLNGFFCDVLAHFGIAPNGWRILAGFLVLCHSAGVPPSLPVFRYFFLLSIVNHKHRGCYVFRSRDTSGLRFKGMPSYIKDWKNSFFFLSSPEPWPFPVEWGEPSKSSFMEPVLDSEGKKYAAKLLRSYAGGAVDINTCLSDSNLAAAMAPAASAPPPSFTRIASDSKGMDPSVYEMMKNMLAEKAAAQASASAKKAKAEPDSHAPGSPPLCAKKRNLEEANSVEEPPRSLLNTPPLSGMCSPPPGFPISHDGDGTGWEAARELLQGAVAPPQHRAFAANEPSDVVAASYVAILQVCRASKCGVKFFTGGRHVRSLLIDHCDLCGGGELRVDLLGRRAGAGREAGGAGRGGRGAREAAGGDEGRARRGEGGAGQGERGARWSAGGVVRDRPRRCETRCPVHKENGLCHCQFLNICYIELLKSRPKFLSFVKSCTPERGRRSMHSL; this is translated from the exons ATGCCTTTGTCCTCCTCGTCCTCCGTCGAGCCGGACCACCACGCTACCCAAGGCGACACCGAGGGCGCCGTCTCGTTCATGGGAAGGCAGCACCACGTCGACGCGGTGTGCGACAAGTACGGCGTCCCCAAGGACCGGTACACCGCGCGCCCCGCCGGCGACCTGCGCGCGAGCTCGCCCCCGCCGCCGGGGTGCGTCTGCGTGTACTCGGAGGCGCTGGAGGCCGGGATGCGCTTTCCGCTCAATGGCTTCTTCTGCGACGTGCTCGCCCATTTCGGCATCGCGCCCAACGGGTGGCGCATCTTGGCGGGCTTCCTCGTGCTCTGCCACTCAGCCGGCGTGCCGCCGTCGCTGCCCGTGTTCCGGTACTTCTTCCTGCTGTCCATCGTCAACCACAAGCACAGGGGCTGCTACGTTTTCCGATCCAGGGACACCTCCGGCCTGCGCTTCAAGGGGATGCCGAGCTACATCAAGGACTGGAAgaactcgttcttcttcctctcgtCGCCGGAGCCGTGGCCTTTCCCCGTGGAGTGGGGCGAGCCGTCCAAGAGCTCTTTCATGGAGCCGGTACTTGACAGCGAGGGGAAGAAATACGCGGCGAAGCTACTGCGCAGTTACGCCGGCGGCGCCGTTGACATCAACACATGCCTCTCCGACAGCAACCttgcagccgccatggcacctGCCGCATCTGCACCGCCGCCTTCTTTTACTCGCATTGCTTCCGATTCCAAAG GCATGGATCCCTCCGTCTACGAGATGATGAAGAATATGCTGGCGGAGAAGGCGGCCGCTCAGGCGTCGGCGTCGGCAAAGAAGGCGAAAGCCGAGCCGGACAGCCACGCGCCAGGGTCGCCGCCGTTGTGCGCAAAGAAGAGGAATCTGGAGGAAGCCAACAGTGTAGAGGAGCCGCCTCGTTCTCTGCTGAACACGCCGCCGCTGTCCGGGATGTGCTCGCCACCGCCGGGGTTCCCCATCAGCCACGACGGAGACGGCACGGGCTGGGAGGCTGCACGGGAGCTGCTGCAGGGCGCCGTCGCGCCACCGCAGCACCGCGCGTTTGCGGCGAATGAGCCGTCGGATGTGGTCGCGGCGAGCTATGTTGCGATCCTCCAGGTATGCCGTGCCAGCAAATGCGGCGTCAAATTCTTCACCGGTGGGCGGCATGTCCGGAGTCTTCTGATCGATCATTGTGATTTGTGTGGAGGCGGCGAACTACGTGTCGACCTCCTTGGACGACGCGCTGGAGCTGGAAGAGaagctggcggcgcgggacgcgGAGGTCGCGGCGCTAGAGAAGCAGCTGGCGGAGACGAAGGGCGAGCTCGCCGCGGCGAGGGCGGAGCGGGACAGGGCGAGAGGGGCGCGCGCTGGAGCGCTGGAGGAGTGGTACGAGATCGGCCGCGTCGCTGCGAGACTCGTTGTCCCGTGCACAAAGAAAATGGACTATGCCATTGTCAGTTCCTCAACATATGCTACATTGAATTGTTAAAATCGCGACCCAAGTTTCTTAGTTTCGTCAAGTCTTGCACACCTGAACGAGGGAGAAGAAGCATGCATAGTCTCTGA
- the LOC109783705 gene encoding acyl transferase 15 gives MSVMVSKSSPVVVSPAEPRAPAGDVQLSSFDQRIPPFAVTLLLMFDHPIDKPIETIKRALSRALVHYRPVSGRLAGAEHRIACTDEGVPFVGASASCALDLEKVTPALLADLAVAYAGPFCRRADPLLQMQVTEFSCGGFVVGVTWNHVLADGTGMGQFLQAVGELARGMPRPSVVPVRWAAAVRDFPPPTATAERRSLMKPKEKEGRGAFLDITVPSSLIGRVKAQCACTVFEAVAAVLWRCRTRAAVEQPDAPTPLVFPNNVRELFGAQDGYYGNCTIMKSVQATRAQVADGDIRDVVRLIRRGKETLLEAEGSGGAEAGGDLYNRLAVSSWRRIGLDAADFGGGTPARVMWHEDRMVVPECIVCPPWKGKDGVNVQSLCVRLEHAAAFLAELAAI, from the coding sequence ATGAGCGTCATGGTGAGCAAGTCCTCGCCGGTGGTCGTGTCCCCCGCCGAACCCCGGGCgcctgccggcgacgtccagcTCTCCTCTTTCGACCAGCGCATCCCCCCTTTCGCGGTCACATTGCTCCTCATGTTCGACCATCCGATCGACAAGCCCATCGAGACCATCAAGCGGGCGCTGTCGCGAGCGCTCGTCCACTACCGCCCTGTGTCcggccgcctcgccggagccgagCACCGCATCGCGTGCACCGACGAGGGCGTGCCGTTCGTGGGGGCGTCCGCCAGCTGCGCCCTGGATCTGGAAAAGGTCACCCCGGCGCTGCTCGCGGATCTCGCCGTCGCCTACGCTGGTCCTTTCTGCCGGCGCGCCGACCCGCTGCTGCAGATGCAGGTCACGGAGTTCTCCTGCGGCGGCTTCGTCGTCGGGGTCACGTGGAACCATGTCCTGGCCGACGGCACCGGGATGGGGCAGTTCCTTCAGGCCGTGGGCGAGCTCGCCCGCGGGATGCCGCGGCCGTCCGTCGTCCCGGTCAGGTGGGCCGCCGCGGTCCGGGATTTCCCCCCGCCCACAGCCACGGCGGAGAGGCGCTCCTTGATGAAGCCTAAGGAGAAGGAGGGCCGGGGCGCCTTCCTCGACATCACCGTCCCGTCGAGCCTCATCGGCCGCGTCAAAGCCCAGTGCGCCTGCACGGTGTTCGAAGCCGTCGCGGCGGTGCTGTGGCGGTGCCGGACCCGCGCGGCCGTCGAGCAACCCGACGCCCCTACGCCGCTCGTCTTCCCCAACAACGTGCGCGAGCTCTTCGGCGCGCAGGACGGCTACTACGGCAACTGCACCATCATGAAGTCGGTACAAGCGACGCGCGCCCAGGTGGCCGACGGCGACATCAGGGACGTGGTGCGGCTCATCAGGCGCGGCAAGGAGACTCTGCTCGAGGCCGAGGGCAGCGGCGGCGCGGAGGCCGGGGGAGACTTGTACAACAGGCTGGCCGTGTCGAGCTGGCGGCGCATCGGGTTGGACGCGGCCGACTTCGGCGGCGGGACGCCGGCGCGGGTGATGTGGCACGAGGACCGGATGGTGGTGCCGGAGTGCATCGTGTGCCCGCCGTGGAAGGGCAAGGACGGGGTCAATGTGCAGTCGCTCTGCGTCAGGCTGGAGCACGCCGCCGCCTTCCTGGCCGAGCTCGCCGCAATATGA
- the LOC109783710 gene encoding uncharacterized protein isoform X2, giving the protein MPLSSSSSVEPDHHATQGDTEGAVSFMGRQHHVDAVCDKYGVPKDRYTARPAGDLRASSPPPPGCVCVYSEALEAGMRFPLNGFFCDVLAHFGIAPNGWRILAGFLVLCHSAGVPPSLPVFRYFFLLSIVNHKHRGCYVFRSRDTSGLRFKGMPSYIKDWKNSFFFLSSPEPWPFPVEWGEPSKSSFMEPVLDSEGKKYAAKLLRSYAGGAVDINTCLSDSNLAAAMAPAASAPPPSFTRIASDSKGMDPSVYEMMKNMLAEKAAAQASASAKKAKAEPDSHAPGSPPLCAKKRNLEEANSVEEPPRSLLNTPPLSGMCSPPPGFPISHDGDGTGWEAARELLQGAVAPPQHRAFAANEPSDVVAASYVAILQAANYVSTSLDDALELEEKLAARDAEVAALEKQLAETKGELAAARAERDRARGARAGALEEWYEIGRVAARLVVPCTKKMDYAIVSSSTYATLNC; this is encoded by the exons ATGCCTTTGTCCTCCTCGTCCTCCGTCGAGCCGGACCACCACGCTACCCAAGGCGACACCGAGGGCGCCGTCTCGTTCATGGGAAGGCAGCACCACGTCGACGCGGTGTGCGACAAGTACGGCGTCCCCAAGGACCGGTACACCGCGCGCCCCGCCGGCGACCTGCGCGCGAGCTCGCCCCCGCCGCCGGGGTGCGTCTGCGTGTACTCGGAGGCGCTGGAGGCCGGGATGCGCTTTCCGCTCAATGGCTTCTTCTGCGACGTGCTCGCCCATTTCGGCATCGCGCCCAACGGGTGGCGCATCTTGGCGGGCTTCCTCGTGCTCTGCCACTCAGCCGGCGTGCCGCCGTCGCTGCCCGTGTTCCGGTACTTCTTCCTGCTGTCCATCGTCAACCACAAGCACAGGGGCTGCTACGTTTTCCGATCCAGGGACACCTCCGGCCTGCGCTTCAAGGGGATGCCGAGCTACATCAAGGACTGGAAgaactcgttcttcttcctctcgtCGCCGGAGCCGTGGCCTTTCCCCGTGGAGTGGGGCGAGCCGTCCAAGAGCTCTTTCATGGAGCCGGTACTTGACAGCGAGGGGAAGAAATACGCGGCGAAGCTACTGCGCAGTTACGCCGGCGGCGCCGTTGACATCAACACATGCCTCTCCGACAGCAACCttgcagccgccatggcacctGCCGCATCTGCACCGCCGCCTTCTTTTACTCGCATTGCTTCCGATTCCAAAG GCATGGATCCCTCCGTCTACGAGATGATGAAGAATATGCTGGCGGAGAAGGCGGCCGCTCAGGCGTCGGCGTCGGCAAAGAAGGCGAAAGCCGAGCCGGACAGCCACGCGCCAGGGTCGCCGCCGTTGTGCGCAAAGAAGAGGAATCTGGAGGAAGCCAACAGTGTAGAGGAGCCGCCTCGTTCTCTGCTGAACACGCCGCCGCTGTCCGGGATGTGCTCGCCACCGCCGGGGTTCCCCATCAGCCACGACGGAGACGGCACGGGCTGGGAGGCTGCACGGGAGCTGCTGCAGGGCGCCGTCGCGCCACCGCAGCACCGCGCGTTTGCGGCGAATGAGCCGTCGGATGTGGTCGCGGCGAGCTATGTTGCGATCCTCCAG GCGGCGAACTACGTGTCGACCTCCTTGGACGACGCGCTGGAGCTGGAAGAGaagctggcggcgcgggacgcgGAGGTCGCGGCGCTAGAGAAGCAGCTGGCGGAGACGAAGGGCGAGCTCGCCGCGGCGAGGGCGGAGCGGGACAGGGCGAGAGGGGCGCGCGCTGGAGCGCTGGAGGAGTGGTACGAGATCGGCCGCGTCGCTGCGAGACTCGTTGTCCCGTGCACAAAGAAAATGGACTATGCCATTGTCAGTTCCTCAACATATGCTACATTGAATTGTTAA